A genomic region of Bradysia coprophila strain Holo2 unplaced genomic scaffold, BU_Bcop_v1 contig_333, whole genome shotgun sequence contains the following coding sequences:
- the LOC119079746 gene encoding hydrogenase maturation factor HoxX-like isoform X1, which produces METMKSRPATSLRLSLLCNAFNSMTQRIYLECVELGHDTEIVIFDETEEALQTIATLQPDLIICPFLTKRIPIEMYSNTPCLIVHPGIEGDRGMSSIDWALLENASQWGVTILQAEEEMDAGDIWSTNNFPIERRYGGAPTKSSLYRFECIHAAVKGIRQALENYAKEIPPRPLDYTNPDVKGTLRPRMTNSDRQVDWLRSAGEIVRIINASDSQPGVLDSLANEKYFLFGAHEEKVLDLSSYSSEIHAILAQRYGAILIRCGQGSAVWITHLKKMNNKNEKSFKLPATMVLPAEIVQTIPIVPEQGLLIKFGSMPRTFQEIFCWQDETIAYLWFDFYNGAMSTDQCVRLSAAIDQTLATISGKILVLMGGFSFFSNGIHLNTIEAANDPAKESWDNINAIDDVVFRILTCKSRWTISALQGNAGAGGVMAAIAADSVVAHPDVVLNPSYKAMNLYGSEYWTFSLPNRVGNERAEELTNSTNPVSARQAVKIGLIDQILGSEFNTFFDSVQEYAQTLAKNPNLDDMIAGKQVNVDLSFNERITQHRNNELEQMKDCFADPMYHGKRRAFVYKSKYLPCVASSMQKGSNGCKYRNC; this is translated from the exons ATG GAAACTATGAAGTCACGACCAGCAACATCGCTACGTTTGTCTTTACTTTGTAACGCATTCAATAGCATGACGCAACGTATTTATCTGGAATGTGTCGAACTGGGCCATGATACAGAGATCGTCATCTTTGACGAGACGGAAGAAGCGTTACAAACTATTGCAACACTCCAGCCCGATTTAATCATTTGTCCGTTCTTAACTAAAAGAATACCCATCGAAATGTACAGTAATACGCCGTGTCTTATTGTTCATCCGGGCATTGAAGGAGATCGCGGTATGTCGTCTATTGATTGGGCATTACTTGAAAATGCATCGCAATGGGGTGTGACGATTCTGCAAGCTGAAGAAGAAATGGATGCTGGCGATATTTGGTCAACGAATAATTTTCCTATTGAACGTCGGTATGGCGGTGCACCGACCAAATCCAGCTTGTATCGATTCGAATGCATTCATGCTGCGGTTAAAGGTATTCGTCAGGCACTTGAAAACTATGCAAAAGAAATTCCACCGCGCCCATTGGATTACACCAATCCCGATGTAAAGGGGACCTTACGTCCAAGAATGACCAACAGTGATCGACAAGTGGACTGGCTAAGATCGGCTGGTGAAATTGTCAGAATTATTAATGCGTCAGACTCGCAGCCTGGTGTCTTGGACTCATTAGCCaacgaaaaatactttttgtttGGTGCACACGAAGAAAAAGTGCTCGACCTATCTTCGTATTCATCGGAGATTCATGCGATTTTAGCTCAACGATATGGTGCCATTTTGATCCGTTGTGGACAAGGAAGTGCCGTCTGGATTAcacatttaaagaaaatgaacaacaaaaatgaaaaatccttTAAATTACCAGCGACTATGGTTCTACCTGCGGAAATAGTACAAACTATACCAATTGTCCCCGAGCAAGGGTTGCTGATCAAATTTGGCTCTATGCCTCGTACATTTCAGGAAATTTTCTGTTGGCAAGACGAGACAATTGCATATCTCTGGTTCGATTTTTATAATGGCGCAATGAGCACCGATCAATGTGTGCGCTTATCAGCAGCAATTGATCAAACACTTGCAACTATTTCGGGTAAAATTCTTGTGTTGATGGGCGGCTTTAGTTTTTTCAGCAATGGCATTCATCTGAATACGATTGAAGCAGCCAATGATCCGGCAAAAGAATCATGGGATAATATCAACGCGATCGACGATGTGGTTTTCCGTATTTTGACATGCAAATCTCGTTGGACCATCAGTGCATTGCAAGGCAATGCAGGTGCTGGTGGAGTTATGGCTGCAATAGCAGCAGATAGCGTTGTGGCACATCCTGATGTGGTGCTTAATCCATCATATAAGGCGATGAATTTATATGGATCGGAATATTGGACATTTTCTCTCCCGAATCGCGTGGGTAATGAACGTGCCGAAGAATTGACGAACAGTACTAATCCCGTTTCTGCGCGACAAGCTGTTAAAATTGGTTTGATTGATCAGATATTGGGTTCGGAGTTCAATACATTCTTTGATTCAGTGCAAGAATATGCACAAACATTggcaaaaaatccaaatttggATGATATGATCGCTGGAAAACAAGTGAATGTTGATCTGTCATTTAACGAAAGAATCACTCAACATCGAAACAATGAACTCGAGCAAATGAAAGATTGCTTTGCAGATCCGATGTATCATGGAAAGCGTCGTGCATTTGTGtataaaagtaaatatttgcCATGTGTTGCATCAAGTATGCAAAAGGGTTCCAACGGATGCAAATATCGGAATTGTTAA
- the LOC119079746 gene encoding hydrogenase maturation factor HoxX-like isoform X2 → MKSRPATSLRLSLLCNAFNSMTQRIYLECVELGHDTEIVIFDETEEALQTIATLQPDLIICPFLTKRIPIEMYSNTPCLIVHPGIEGDRGMSSIDWALLENASQWGVTILQAEEEMDAGDIWSTNNFPIERRYGGAPTKSSLYRFECIHAAVKGIRQALENYAKEIPPRPLDYTNPDVKGTLRPRMTNSDRQVDWLRSAGEIVRIINASDSQPGVLDSLANEKYFLFGAHEEKVLDLSSYSSEIHAILAQRYGAILIRCGQGSAVWITHLKKMNNKNEKSFKLPATMVLPAEIVQTIPIVPEQGLLIKFGSMPRTFQEIFCWQDETIAYLWFDFYNGAMSTDQCVRLSAAIDQTLATISGKILVLMGGFSFFSNGIHLNTIEAANDPAKESWDNINAIDDVVFRILTCKSRWTISALQGNAGAGGVMAAIAADSVVAHPDVVLNPSYKAMNLYGSEYWTFSLPNRVGNERAEELTNSTNPVSARQAVKIGLIDQILGSEFNTFFDSVQEYAQTLAKNPNLDDMIAGKQVNVDLSFNERITQHRNNELEQMKDCFADPMYHGKRRAFVYKSKYLPCVASSMQKGSNGCKYRNC, encoded by the coding sequence ATGAAGTCACGACCAGCAACATCGCTACGTTTGTCTTTACTTTGTAACGCATTCAATAGCATGACGCAACGTATTTATCTGGAATGTGTCGAACTGGGCCATGATACAGAGATCGTCATCTTTGACGAGACGGAAGAAGCGTTACAAACTATTGCAACACTCCAGCCCGATTTAATCATTTGTCCGTTCTTAACTAAAAGAATACCCATCGAAATGTACAGTAATACGCCGTGTCTTATTGTTCATCCGGGCATTGAAGGAGATCGCGGTATGTCGTCTATTGATTGGGCATTACTTGAAAATGCATCGCAATGGGGTGTGACGATTCTGCAAGCTGAAGAAGAAATGGATGCTGGCGATATTTGGTCAACGAATAATTTTCCTATTGAACGTCGGTATGGCGGTGCACCGACCAAATCCAGCTTGTATCGATTCGAATGCATTCATGCTGCGGTTAAAGGTATTCGTCAGGCACTTGAAAACTATGCAAAAGAAATTCCACCGCGCCCATTGGATTACACCAATCCCGATGTAAAGGGGACCTTACGTCCAAGAATGACCAACAGTGATCGACAAGTGGACTGGCTAAGATCGGCTGGTGAAATTGTCAGAATTATTAATGCGTCAGACTCGCAGCCTGGTGTCTTGGACTCATTAGCCaacgaaaaatactttttgtttGGTGCACACGAAGAAAAAGTGCTCGACCTATCTTCGTATTCATCGGAGATTCATGCGATTTTAGCTCAACGATATGGTGCCATTTTGATCCGTTGTGGACAAGGAAGTGCCGTCTGGATTAcacatttaaagaaaatgaacaacaaaaatgaaaaatccttTAAATTACCAGCGACTATGGTTCTACCTGCGGAAATAGTACAAACTATACCAATTGTCCCCGAGCAAGGGTTGCTGATCAAATTTGGCTCTATGCCTCGTACATTTCAGGAAATTTTCTGTTGGCAAGACGAGACAATTGCATATCTCTGGTTCGATTTTTATAATGGCGCAATGAGCACCGATCAATGTGTGCGCTTATCAGCAGCAATTGATCAAACACTTGCAACTATTTCGGGTAAAATTCTTGTGTTGATGGGCGGCTTTAGTTTTTTCAGCAATGGCATTCATCTGAATACGATTGAAGCAGCCAATGATCCGGCAAAAGAATCATGGGATAATATCAACGCGATCGACGATGTGGTTTTCCGTATTTTGACATGCAAATCTCGTTGGACCATCAGTGCATTGCAAGGCAATGCAGGTGCTGGTGGAGTTATGGCTGCAATAGCAGCAGATAGCGTTGTGGCACATCCTGATGTGGTGCTTAATCCATCATATAAGGCGATGAATTTATATGGATCGGAATATTGGACATTTTCTCTCCCGAATCGCGTGGGTAATGAACGTGCCGAAGAATTGACGAACAGTACTAATCCCGTTTCTGCGCGACAAGCTGTTAAAATTGGTTTGATTGATCAGATATTGGGTTCGGAGTTCAATACATTCTTTGATTCAGTGCAAGAATATGCACAAACATTggcaaaaaatccaaatttggATGATATGATCGCTGGAAAACAAGTGAATGTTGATCTGTCATTTAACGAAAGAATCACTCAACATCGAAACAATGAACTCGAGCAAATGAAAGATTGCTTTGCAGATCCGATGTATCATGGAAAGCGTCGTGCATTTGTGtataaaagtaaatatttgcCATGTGTTGCATCAAGTATGCAAAAGGGTTCCAACGGATGCAAATATCGGAATTGTTAA